The Candidatus Poribacteria bacterium genomic sequence TATTCCGGTGCTATGGGCTTCGTAGTGCTCACTATCATAATCAGGAAGTTTTTTCGTCCCTCCAAATCCGTTTTGAAAACCTGTTCCGTAGTATCCGCTACCTCGGTCCCCTCCGCGACTATCCGCGTCAGAATTACACATGGCAGGGGAAGCATTCGCCAGGTGTAGGAAAGCATGGCGAAGATATGGTCACCGCCCTCTTTTCTGGACGAATTCAACTCCTTTCTATTGAAGAACAGATTCCCAAATGGCTACAGCAGTTGGATTTAATCGACTCCTATCGCCTCAATCCAGCTCTTGACACAGAGACAGATTATGAATTCCTCGTCCGAAAGTATAAGGGAGGTCCCGAAGTCCGACTCACAGATGTCGGCTTCGGCGTTTCACAAGTACTGCCGGTATTAGTTCTCTGCTATTACGTCCCCGAGGGAAGTATCCTCATCCTTGAACAACCTGAAGCGCACCTCCACCCAAAAGTGCAGTCAGAACTGGCGGATCTTCTCATTGAGGTCGTAAAAAATCGGCAACTCCAAATTATCCTTGAGAGCCACAGCGAGCATCTGATTCTGCGCTTAATGCGACGCATCGCTGAGGAGCAAATTTCTGCGGACGATACCGCCTTCTATTTTTGCGAAATGAACGAAGGCGTATCTGAAATTGAGAGGCTCAACGTCGATGACTACGGAAACATCACGAATTGGCCGCAAAACTTCTTCGGGGATCAGATGGGCGACTTGGCAGCAAAGACTAAAGCGGAGATGAGACGTAAGAAAGCCAGCAAATGATGAAAGTTATCGTAGATACAAATGTCCCGCTGGTTGCCAATGGAAGAGCAGACCAAGCCTCTGAAGACTGCGTAGAAACCTGTATTGACGAACTGATGAAGATTACCGAAGGTAATGTAAAATTAGTGTTGGATGACCAGCGGCGAATTATTGAGGAATACCGGAATAAGTTGAATCCCGGAGGTTTTCCTGGTGTTGGAGACGCTTTCCTCAAATGGGCG encodes the following:
- a CDS encoding DUF3696 domain-containing protein; the encoded protein is MITELSAQNFKSWKDTGKLQIAPLTGFFGANSSGKTSILQTLLMLKQTVERPPNWNGIIDFGDMDSLVNLGSFDDLIHQHKRDIPLKISLSWKFSEKLSIVDMDEVDILSFELSLFDNENSVPGVSFNYNIGEKNLAVDSNGQDVLLISVPVELKSHDESLFRCYGLRSAHYHNQEVFSSLQIRFENLFRSIRYLGPLRDYPRQNYTWQGKHSPGVGKHGEDMVTALFSGRIQLLSIEEQIPKWLQQLDLIDSYRLNPALDTETDYEFLVRKYKGGPEVRLTDVGFGVSQVLPVLVLCYYVPEGSILILEQPEAHLHPKVQSELADLLIEVVKNRQLQIILESHSEHLILRLMRRIAEEQISADDTAFYFCEMNEGVSEIERLNVDDYGNITNWPQNFFGDQMGDLAAKTKAEMRRKKASK